A stretch of Lysinibacillus agricola DNA encodes these proteins:
- a CDS encoding sensor domain-containing diguanylate cyclase, producing MMKNKIIKTKLLFYFFIVLIFTFTQFSLPCHAAELSEPIILGQHYDVFRDSSKKTTIEDLVSGTYDNSFVTSKENFLFFWHTNDTIWLRLDTDELLTDKQESYWLEVTDKLDSIEMFIVKEDGSYSVQKRGISNIDDQKIHYRSNLFQIQDPSVKEIYIKLDGELPLNLISYLFTTDSFVNKIIDYKYLTGIFYGFLSALLIYNLFLFFSLKDKAYFYYVLYMFSFILYQAALNSLDIELMGHLLPKWYFIKSPAISGIFLLLFMLLFCKEFLELKKYLPQFHKTANLLLWITILSLIASFIVPDVTITDNFTIIFAVVVFIFLWLSGIFVLLKGQKMARFYLVGWTVLLGSIIVQALAFLSIIPFHPVIFEDIPAVGAIFESIFLSLALGDKINIIKKEHQEMQKMLNETLEHKVKERTQELERAKLELEKLANTDRLTQIPNRVRLDYVLEEAFEHAQHQEVPFSIILLDIDYFKEVNDEFGHQVGDLVLMNVAEILQNTIREQDTIGRWGGEEFLVFCPQTTLDDAVKLSEKLRQQLENHQFPVVQRKTSSFGVTSYADGDTLNTLLSRCDKALYRAKKRGRNCVEFLKDDVNVSSQL from the coding sequence ATGATGAAAAATAAAATTATTAAGACCAAACTGTTATTTTATTTTTTTATCGTACTTATATTTACTTTTACACAATTCAGCTTACCATGTCATGCTGCAGAACTATCTGAACCTATTATATTGGGACAGCATTATGATGTTTTTCGTGACTCGTCAAAAAAAACCACAATAGAAGATTTAGTAAGTGGTACATATGACAATTCCTTTGTTACTAGTAAAGAGAATTTTTTATTCTTTTGGCATACGAATGATACGATTTGGCTACGATTAGATACCGATGAACTATTAACGGATAAACAGGAGTCATACTGGTTAGAGGTAACAGACAAGCTTGATAGCATTGAAATGTTTATAGTGAAAGAAGATGGCTCCTATAGTGTTCAAAAGAGAGGCATTTCAAATATTGACGATCAAAAAATTCATTATCGCTCTAATTTATTTCAAATCCAAGACCCATCCGTCAAAGAAATTTATATAAAATTAGATGGCGAATTACCATTAAATTTAATTTCTTATCTTTTCACAACGGATAGCTTTGTCAATAAGATTATCGACTATAAATATTTAACAGGAATTTTTTATGGATTCTTATCAGCATTATTAATCTACAATTTATTTTTATTTTTTTCGTTAAAAGATAAGGCTTACTTTTATTATGTTTTGTATATGTTTAGTTTTATCCTCTATCAAGCTGCATTGAATTCTTTAGATATTGAGCTAATGGGGCACCTTTTGCCTAAATGGTATTTTATAAAATCCCCCGCGATAAGTGGAATTTTTTTACTATTGTTTATGCTTCTATTTTGCAAAGAGTTTCTTGAACTAAAAAAATATTTACCACAATTCCATAAAACCGCTAATCTACTACTATGGATCACTATACTTTCTTTAATTGCTTCCTTCATTGTCCCTGATGTTACGATTACAGATAATTTTACAATTATTTTTGCTGTAGTAGTCTTTATTTTTCTTTGGTTATCAGGAATATTTGTGTTATTAAAAGGTCAGAAAATGGCTAGATTTTATTTGGTAGGTTGGACAGTTCTACTTGGTTCCATCATTGTACAAGCATTGGCTTTTTTAAGTATAATTCCATTCCATCCAGTTATATTTGAGGATATTCCTGCAGTTGGTGCTATTTTTGAATCTATATTTTTGTCATTAGCATTAGGCGATAAAATCAATATTATAAAAAAAGAGCATCAAGAAATGCAAAAAATGCTAAATGAAACGCTCGAACATAAAGTAAAAGAACGAACACAAGAGCTAGAAAGGGCAAAACTTGAGCTTGAAAAATTAGCAAATACAGATCGCCTTACCCAAATCCCAAATCGTGTAAGGTTAGATTATGTATTAGAAGAAGCATTTGAACATGCTCAACATCAAGAGGTTCCGTTCTCTATTATTCTACTAGATATTGATTATTTTAAAGAAGTAAATGATGAGTTTGGCCATCAAGTAGGCGACTTGGTTTTAATGAACGTAGCAGAGATATTGCAAAATACGATTCGAGAGCAAGATACAATTGGCAGATGGGGTGGCGAGGAGTTTTTAGTTTTTTGTCCTCAAACTACACTAGATGATGCTGTAAAGCTTTCTGAAAAGCTACGTCAACAATTAGAAAATCATCAATTCCCTGTTGTGCAGAGAAAAACTAGTAGCTTTGGGGTAACTAGCTATGCAGATGGTGATACACTAAATACATTATTATCAAGATGTGATAAAGCATTATATCGAGCAAAAAAACGAGGCAGAAACTGTGTTGAATTTTTAAAAGATGATGTCAATGTCTCCTCTCAGTTGTAA
- a CDS encoding bifunctional transcriptional activator/DNA repair enzyme AdaA gives MDNKINLSFEEMWVKIMACDQTYDGLFFTAVKTTKIYCRPSCKSRKPKKINVEFYDDIQMVESAGYRACKRCQPEVEHSPHTQLIKKVTAYLINEYKQQLTLQDIANHVGISPYHLERLFKQETGETPRTYLEKVRIDKAVYFLKNTSYTNLEICYEAGFQSPSNFYKVFRHLKHCSPSEYRTQDQ, from the coding sequence GTGGACAACAAAATCAATCTTTCATTTGAAGAAATGTGGGTGAAAATTATGGCCTGTGATCAAACATATGATGGGCTATTTTTTACAGCTGTAAAGACTACTAAAATCTATTGCCGTCCCTCATGCAAATCGAGAAAGCCGAAAAAAATAAATGTAGAATTTTACGATGATATTCAAATGGTTGAGAGTGCTGGATATCGTGCATGTAAAAGGTGCCAGCCTGAAGTGGAACACTCTCCACATACTCAACTCATCAAAAAAGTAACAGCCTATTTAATAAATGAATATAAACAACAGTTAACATTACAGGATATTGCTAATCATGTTGGGATTAGTCCATACCATCTTGAACGCCTATTTAAACAAGAAACTGGTGAAACACCGCGTACCTATTTAGAAAAAGTGAGAATAGATAAAGCTGTATATTTTTTGAAAAATACAAGCTATACAAATCTTGAAATTTGCTATGAAGCGGGATTTCAAAGTCCATCAAACTTCTACAAAGTGTTTCGGCATTTAAAACATTGTTCGCCTAGTGAATACCGTACCCAAGATCAATAA
- a CDS encoding DNA-3-methyladenine glycosylase family protein: MNWINNETYIEIYPPLEFNYRECLIFLNRSSQEVLHRIKDGYLYKLLKVNGQNILCKIGYQANSIKVEFPVHTPSESTQEKIVQYICEWFDLKRNLNSFYEMAQEDKILQPLVKKYYGLRIIGMPDLFEALVWAIIGQQINLTFAYTLKRRFVEQFGESLTFEGETYWLFPTYERVAAIQVDDLRNLQFTLRKSEFIIDIAKIMASGQLTKEILLQQEDFLKSKNFLMAIRGVGAWTADYVLMKCIQDPTSFPIADVGLHNALKNQLALNRKPTIEEIKSIATHWEGWQAYATFYLWRSLYDETI, translated from the coding sequence ATGAATTGGATCAATAATGAAACCTATATTGAGATTTACCCTCCTCTAGAATTTAATTATAGAGAGTGTTTAATTTTTTTAAATAGATCTAGTCAAGAGGTGCTTCATCGAATTAAAGACGGTTATTTATATAAATTGCTTAAAGTGAATGGACAGAATATTTTATGTAAAATAGGATATCAAGCAAATTCTATCAAAGTTGAATTTCCAGTACACACACCATCTGAAAGTACTCAAGAAAAAATTGTACAGTACATTTGTGAATGGTTTGATTTAAAAAGAAATCTGAATAGTTTTTATGAAATGGCTCAAGAAGATAAAATTTTGCAGCCACTTGTTAAAAAATATTATGGTTTACGAATAATAGGCATGCCAGATTTATTCGAAGCACTCGTATGGGCCATTATCGGACAACAAATTAATTTAACATTCGCATACACATTAAAAAGACGATTTGTAGAACAATTTGGAGAAAGCTTAACATTTGAAGGAGAAACTTATTGGCTGTTTCCAACATATGAAAGAGTTGCCGCTATTCAGGTGGATGACTTAAGAAATTTGCAATTTACACTTAGAAAATCTGAGTTCATTATAGATATTGCAAAAATCATGGCAAGCGGACAATTGACAAAAGAGATCTTGCTTCAACAAGAAGATTTTTTAAAAAGTAAAAATTTCTTAATGGCGATTCGAGGCGTTGGTGCATGGACAGCTGATTATGTGCTAATGAAATGCATACAAGATCCAACCTCATTTCCTATTGCAGATGTCGGTCTTCATAATGCCTTGAAAAATCAATTAGCATTAAATCGTAAGCCGACTATTGAAGAAATTAAGAGCATCGCAACACATTGGGAAGGCTGGCAGGCTTATGCCACTTTTTATTTATGGAGGTCACTATACGATGAAACAATATAA
- a CDS encoding methylated-DNA--[protein]-cysteine S-methyltransferase, which yields MKQYKLDYHSPIGIVEIVGSDTEIYSIMFSEQDQIVNAPQKETPQVLLECQQQLHEYFIGERHEFTFSYAFEGTSFQKEVWTALTSVVYGETATYKETAVSIGNEKAVRAVGSANGKNKLSIVVPCHRIIGSNGTLTGYAGGMWRKEWLLQHEKSNSKTI from the coding sequence ATGAAACAATATAAATTAGATTATCACTCTCCTATCGGCATTGTTGAAATAGTAGGTTCTGATACAGAGATATATTCAATAATGTTTTCAGAGCAAGATCAAATAGTAAATGCTCCTCAAAAAGAAACACCTCAAGTTTTATTAGAATGTCAACAGCAACTACATGAATATTTCATCGGTGAGCGCCATGAATTTACATTTTCTTATGCATTTGAGGGAACTAGCTTTCAAAAAGAGGTATGGACTGCTTTAACTAGTGTCGTTTATGGTGAAACAGCGACTTATAAAGAGACTGCCGTTTCCATTGGCAATGAAAAAGCTGTGAGAGCTGTAGGAAGTGCAAATGGCAAAAATAAATTAAGTATCGTAGTTCCTTGTCATCGAATAATTGGCTCGAATGGAACGCTAACTGGCTATGCCGGTGGAATGTGGAGAAAGGAATGGCTACTTCAGCATGAAAAATCAAATAGTAAGACGATTTAG
- a CDS encoding DUF378 domain-containing protein, producing MSVVYRVALVLVIIGAINWGLIGFFRFDLVAYLFGGQTAVLSRWIYAFVGLAGLISIPILVMRFDEDEDLDPHTRIDRNPSYGMEIGEEADFTEVKTTEVKKVEKKDSHNKNKNKK from the coding sequence GTGAGCGTAGTTTATAGAGTCGCATTAGTGTTAGTCATCATTGGAGCAATCAACTGGGGACTCATAGGATTCTTTAGATTTGATTTAGTTGCCTATTTGTTCGGTGGACAAACAGCGGTATTGTCACGATGGATTTATGCATTCGTTGGGTTAGCCGGACTAATATCTATACCGATTCTTGTTATGCGATTTGATGAGGATGAAGACCTTGATCCTCATACTCGCATAGACCGAAACCCAAGCTATGGTATGGAGATTGGGGAAGAAGCAGATTTCACTGAAGTAAAAACAACAGAAGTGAAAAAAGTAGAAAAAAAAGATTCACATAACAAAAATAAAAACAAAAAATAA
- a CDS encoding PucR family transcriptional regulator yields MGTIRKIVEGVQFPMLTLVAGHSGTYRRVTGINVVESIDLIMFCRPNELVVTTGINLSSQGDSLEQLVKLAFSKKVAGFIINTGPYIPDIPESVIIFANEHDFPIFHMPWSYRVADLLKTTFQFIANHHQELSIEEKVLYNLLFHYKPNANYIKDQLALLGFPQGRELAIISCTANGAQANIDRYEVMILFAFQNRYKRFLKLKHKNHLIFLIDRAQINTPNTPFSKIVEEIYDKITQKNGYLDIIIGKGNYHKELENVRKSYDESLTVIQLAKLHNNRFLYKYKEIGAYKIIMAVQNQTLIKSYSQDILGQLYRYDELHNTDYVQFLRIFLEENGSTGKISERQFIHRNTVLYKIKKIETLLDMDLSNPFTKTNLYIAFLIEDVLTHQ; encoded by the coding sequence ATGGGGACGATTCGCAAAATTGTAGAGGGAGTTCAATTCCCAATGCTAACATTAGTAGCTGGACATAGCGGAACGTATCGAAGAGTTACAGGGATTAACGTAGTAGAAAGCATCGATTTAATTATGTTTTGTAGACCTAATGAATTAGTCGTAACTACAGGTATTAATTTATCCTCACAAGGAGACTCCTTAGAGCAGCTTGTAAAACTAGCTTTCTCTAAAAAGGTAGCAGGTTTTATCATTAATACTGGCCCATACATTCCAGATATACCAGAATCAGTCATCATTTTTGCCAACGAACATGATTTCCCTATTTTTCACATGCCATGGAGTTATCGGGTAGCAGATCTATTAAAAACAACATTTCAATTTATCGCCAATCATCACCAAGAGCTTTCTATCGAAGAAAAGGTTCTTTACAACTTACTTTTTCACTACAAACCAAACGCCAACTATATTAAAGATCAATTAGCACTGCTAGGTTTTCCACAAGGTAGAGAGCTAGCCATCATTTCATGCACAGCAAATGGTGCGCAAGCTAATATTGACCGTTATGAGGTCATGATCCTATTTGCATTTCAAAATAGATATAAACGCTTCTTAAAACTAAAGCATAAAAATCACCTCATCTTTTTAATCGACAGAGCACAAATCAATACACCAAACACTCCCTTCTCAAAAATTGTTGAAGAAATATACGACAAAATTACACAAAAAAATGGTTACTTGGATATTATCATCGGTAAAGGAAATTATCATAAAGAGCTTGAAAATGTTCGCAAAAGCTATGATGAATCGTTAACAGTAATCCAATTAGCAAAACTTCATAACAATCGCTTCCTATACAAATATAAAGAAATTGGTGCCTATAAAATTATCATGGCCGTGCAAAATCAAACATTAATCAAATCATATAGCCAAGACATCTTAGGTCAGCTATATCGCTATGATGAATTGCATAACACGGATTATGTCCAATTTTTACGGATTTTTCTCGAGGAAAATGGTAGTACTGGCAAGATTAGTGAACGCCAATTTATTCATCGCAACACAGTCCTTTATAAAATTAAAAAAATAGAAACTCTATTAGATATGGACTTAAGTAACCCATTTACAAAAACAAATCTCTACATCGCATTTTTGATTGAAGATGTGTTAACACATCAATAA
- a CDS encoding Zn-dependent hydrolase — protein MYKCNSRRLQELIEQFSQFGATENGGVTRLSLSNEDVLARNYFGECCGELEMDIKVDDMGNIYAILPGKKDVPPIVMGSHLDSVEKGGKFDGVLGVLTAIEAIRTLKENEIELDIPLMIVNFTNEEGARFDPAMMSSGVISSKFEKEKMLQSVDKNGTSFKEALQASGYEGDQENRLKEALAYIELHIEQGPVLEAKEQEIGVVEGVLGMVCYEITVTGQSNHAGTTPMTMRQDPMIVSSKIITYLHEELGKIDEQLVFTFGRMNVSPNIHTVIPNNVTFTIDSRHQKPEIMQKVEDILNNLPTEDMGCSIKPVKLWGRDTVYFDTQICNEVEKACQSFGYTAHRMFSGAGHDAQYIASIIPSAMIFVPSINGKSHCEEEETTFEDCAKGADVLLETVLTLQTKFSMGETYTLH, from the coding sequence ATGTATAAGTGTAATAGTAGACGATTGCAAGAGTTAATTGAACAATTTAGTCAATTTGGAGCTACTGAAAATGGTGGCGTAACTCGTTTGTCACTTTCGAATGAGGATGTTTTAGCAAGAAACTATTTTGGTGAGTGTTGCGGAGAATTAGAGATGGACATCAAAGTCGATGATATGGGTAATATTTATGCCATTCTGCCTGGGAAAAAGGATGTCCCTCCAATTGTCATGGGGTCGCATTTAGATTCCGTTGAAAAAGGTGGGAAATTCGATGGTGTATTAGGCGTTTTAACTGCCATAGAGGCAATAAGAACGTTAAAGGAAAACGAGATTGAGCTAGATATACCGTTAATGATTGTTAATTTTACTAACGAAGAAGGTGCTCGTTTTGATCCAGCAATGATGAGCTCTGGTGTCATCTCATCAAAATTTGAAAAAGAAAAAATGCTACAATCTGTCGACAAAAATGGCACTAGTTTCAAAGAAGCACTGCAAGCAAGTGGCTATGAGGGAGATCAAGAAAATCGCTTAAAAGAAGCGCTTGCTTATATTGAATTGCATATTGAGCAAGGACCTGTTCTTGAGGCAAAGGAACAGGAAATAGGAGTCGTTGAAGGTGTATTAGGCATGGTTTGCTATGAAATTACGGTTACAGGGCAGTCCAATCATGCTGGAACTACACCGATGACAATGCGTCAAGATCCGATGATTGTGTCATCAAAAATCATTACGTATTTACATGAAGAGCTTGGAAAAATTGATGAACAGCTAGTGTTTACCTTTGGCCGAATGAATGTCTCTCCAAATATTCATACCGTTATACCGAACAATGTGACTTTTACGATTGATTCACGTCATCAAAAGCCAGAGATTATGCAAAAGGTTGAGGATATACTGAATAATCTTCCTACAGAGGATATGGGCTGTAGCATAAAGCCAGTTAAGCTCTGGGGTAGGGATACAGTCTATTTTGATACACAAATTTGTAATGAAGTGGAAAAGGCTTGTCAAAGCTTCGGCTATACTGCTCATCGAATGTTTAGCGGGGCAGGTCATGATGCGCAATATATTGCAAGCATCATTCCTTCAGCGATGATTTTTGTACCAAGTATTAATGGTAAAAGTCATTGCGAGGAAGAGGAAACAACATTTGAGGATTGTGCGAAAGGAGCAGATGTATTACTTGAAACAGTATTGACGCTGCAAACAAAATTCAGTATGGGAGAGACATACACGTTACATTAA
- the hydA gene encoding dihydropyrimidinase, with protein MKKIIKGGRVATAADVFEADILIENGKIVQLGKNLSDAGAEIIDATGKFVMPGGIDPHTHLDMPFNNTVTDDDWKSGTIAAAFGGTTTILDFCLTAGEEKLSAAVEKWHDKAKGKSAIDYGFHLMIGDLTPETEVELPQILEQEGITSVKVFMAYAKEFQATDRTLFKAFKIAKDLGAVVMVHCENGSVIDELVEEARRAGHKEPIYHALTRPAELEGEATKRAIELAHIAGATLYVVHVTCKEAVDEIIAAREKGYDVYGETCPPYLTLDQSALAQPGFEGAKYVWSPPLRPKYHQDHLWNALKAKQLQTIGSDQCSFSFKGKKQLGLNDFSKIPNGGPFIEDRFSILYSEGVAKGKISINEFVDMISTSAAKIFGLFPQKGTIAIGSDADIVIFDPEAKREISAKTHHMNVDYNPYEGWEVTGEPVSVLVRGEYVIKNKEFVGVLGSGKYIKRPLKTAATEALNI; from the coding sequence ATGAAAAAAATTATTAAAGGTGGACGAGTAGCGACAGCTGCAGATGTTTTTGAGGCAGATATTTTAATTGAAAACGGAAAAATTGTTCAACTTGGTAAAAATTTATCCGATGCAGGGGCAGAAATTATTGATGCTACTGGTAAGTTCGTGATGCCAGGAGGAATTGATCCGCACACACATTTAGATATGCCATTTAACAATACTGTGACTGATGATGATTGGAAATCTGGTACGATTGCGGCGGCTTTTGGAGGAACAACTACTATTTTGGACTTCTGCTTAACGGCAGGTGAGGAAAAACTTTCAGCTGCCGTTGAAAAGTGGCATGACAAGGCAAAGGGAAAATCAGCCATCGATTATGGATTCCACTTAATGATTGGTGATTTAACCCCTGAAACGGAAGTTGAATTACCGCAAATTTTAGAGCAGGAGGGCATTACTTCTGTAAAGGTATTTATGGCTTATGCAAAAGAATTTCAAGCAACAGACCGCACCCTTTTTAAGGCTTTTAAAATAGCAAAAGACCTTGGTGCTGTTGTTATGGTGCACTGTGAAAATGGTTCTGTTATTGATGAGCTTGTGGAAGAGGCTCGACGTGCAGGTCATAAGGAGCCAATTTATCATGCACTCACTCGTCCTGCTGAATTGGAGGGCGAAGCAACGAAGCGTGCCATTGAATTAGCTCATATTGCTGGTGCTACGCTTTATGTTGTGCATGTAACTTGTAAAGAGGCAGTAGACGAAATCATTGCGGCACGTGAAAAAGGCTATGACGTCTACGGTGAAACATGTCCACCTTATTTAACTTTGGATCAATCTGCTTTAGCACAACCTGGCTTTGAGGGTGCAAAATATGTTTGGTCTCCACCACTTCGTCCAAAATACCATCAGGATCATTTATGGAATGCTCTAAAAGCAAAACAACTACAAACGATTGGCTCTGATCAATGCTCGTTTAGTTTTAAGGGTAAAAAGCAGTTAGGATTAAATGATTTTTCTAAAATTCCTAACGGTGGGCCATTTATTGAAGATCGCTTCAGTATTTTATATTCAGAAGGTGTAGCTAAAGGGAAGATTTCTATTAATGAGTTTGTCGATATGATTTCCACAAGTGCAGCAAAAATATTTGGTTTATTCCCACAAAAAGGAACGATTGCAATAGGTTCTGATGCCGATATTGTTATTTTTGATCCAGAGGCAAAACGAGAAATATCGGCTAAAACGCATCATATGAATGTAGATTATAACCCATATGAGGGATGGGAAGTAACTGGTGAACCAGTCAGTGTACTAGTTCGTGGAGAGTACGTCATTAAAAATAAAGAATTTGTAGGAGTATTAGGTAGTGGGAAATATATAAAACGTCCATTAAAAACAGCAGCTACAGAAGCACTAAACATTTAG
- a CDS encoding NAD(P)-dependent oxidoreductase yields MALNQENIMSQQLKRNFMELTSRMTKNEAIEEANRCLYCYDAPCIKACPTSIQIPNFIKKIASGNMKGSATTILEANPIGASCARVCPTEELCEGACVLNSSTKPIKIGELQRYATDWAMETNAQLFKQGQSNGQKVAIIGAGPAGLSAARELSRFGYHVTIYEAESKAGGLGSYGIVSFRLPNEVVDWEIEQIEKLGVEIKTNTAVGVDISAEDILAQYDSVILAVGMGAVPNLGIEGEDLDGVHDAIEFVRKTKMGTLTKNIVGKRVAVIGAGNTAIDGATSAVRLGADNVQILYRRTQKEMTAYKFEYEFAKQDGVEFKWLTAPKKIIGNEAGVVVGIECVKMKLGEAGADGRQRPEEIEGSNFIIEVDAVIKAIGQTRFVSLIEAFGLQHTNGVVDIDETTMQTSNAKVFACGDVVFGNGQGEAMVVTAVQQGKDAAYKTHQRLTSFSKSLL; encoded by the coding sequence ATGGCTCTGAATCAAGAAAATATAATGTCCCAACAGTTAAAACGTAATTTTATGGAATTGACTAGCAGGATGACAAAGAATGAGGCAATTGAGGAAGCTAATCGTTGCCTTTATTGCTATGATGCACCATGTATCAAAGCCTGTCCAACGAGTATTCAAATCCCAAATTTCATAAAAAAAATTGCTTCTGGTAATATGAAGGGCTCTGCTACGACTATATTAGAAGCAAATCCAATTGGTGCAAGCTGTGCAAGGGTTTGTCCAACGGAGGAACTATGTGAAGGGGCGTGTGTATTAAATTCCTCAACAAAGCCAATTAAAATCGGAGAGTTACAGCGCTATGCAACAGATTGGGCAATGGAAACGAATGCTCAGTTATTTAAGCAAGGGCAAAGCAATGGACAGAAGGTAGCGATTATTGGTGCAGGTCCTGCCGGTTTATCGGCTGCTCGAGAACTTAGTCGTTTTGGCTATCATGTCACAATCTATGAAGCTGAATCGAAAGCTGGTGGCTTAGGTAGCTATGGTATCGTATCGTTCCGCCTACCAAATGAAGTAGTTGATTGGGAGATTGAGCAGATTGAAAAACTTGGTGTGGAAATCAAAACGAACACAGCTGTCGGTGTTGATATTTCTGCTGAAGATATCTTGGCGCAATATGACAGTGTTATTTTAGCAGTTGGTATGGGAGCTGTGCCAAATCTGGGCATTGAAGGAGAAGATTTAGACGGTGTACATGATGCGATAGAGTTTGTCAGAAAGACAAAAATGGGAACGCTTACAAAAAATATTGTTGGAAAGCGAGTGGCTGTCATTGGTGCGGGAAATACCGCGATTGACGGTGCTACAAGTGCAGTGCGTTTAGGTGCTGACAATGTTCAAATTCTTTATAGAAGAACACAAAAAGAAATGACTGCGTACAAATTTGAATATGAATTTGCCAAGCAGGACGGTGTGGAGTTTAAGTGGTTAACAGCACCGAAAAAAATTATTGGCAATGAGGCAGGTGTGGTAGTAGGCATTGAATGTGTGAAAATGAAGCTCGGTGAAGCGGGTGCAGATGGCCGACAAAGACCTGAAGAGATTGAGGGATCCAACTTTATTATTGAAGTGGATGCTGTTATTAAGGCCATTGGGCAAACACGTTTTGTGTCATTGATTGAAGCTTTTGGCTTGCAGCATACAAATGGCGTTGTGGATATTGATGAAACGACAATGCAAACTTCGAATGCCAAAGTATTTGCATGTGGAGATGTCGTCTTCGGAAATGGACAGGGCGAGGCGATGGTTGTAACAGCTGTACAGCAAGGAAAAGACGCAGCATACAAGACCCATCAACGTTTAACTTCTTTCAGCAAATCGCTTTTGTAG
- the preA gene encoding NAD-dependent dihydropyrimidine dehydrogenase subunit PreA: protein MADLRIDLAGIKSPNPFWLASAPPTNSGYQVQRAFEAGWGGAVWKTLGDPILNVSSRFAAVSFNGQRVAGFNNIELITDRPLEVNLQEIYETKKKFPHHAIIASLMVEPKQEKWHEIVKRVEDVGVDGLELNFGCPHGMAERGMGSASGQVPELVEKQTYWVKEAAKTPVIVKLTPNITDITVTAEAATRGGADAISMINTINSLAGVDLDTWNTVPHVAGKGAHGGYCGPAVKPIALNMVAECARNPLINVPISGIGGISNWQDAAEFILMGATGVQVCTAAMHHGFSIVEDMIDGLNNYLDDKGIASVMDLVGRSVSRYSNWGDLDLNYKIVAEINNDVCINCNKCHIACEDTSHQCIDLYSEDGRPILKVREEDCVGCNLCSIVCPVDGAITMVERKSTVPPMTWNERQSLISSLSK from the coding sequence ATGGCAGACTTACGCATTGACTTAGCGGGCATCAAATCGCCGAATCCATTTTGGCTTGCGTCAGCACCACCAACGAATTCAGGCTATCAAGTACAACGCGCATTTGAAGCGGGGTGGGGTGGTGCTGTATGGAAAACATTAGGTGATCCAATTTTAAATGTTTCTTCACGCTTTGCAGCTGTTAGCTTTAACGGACAAAGAGTAGCGGGCTTCAATAATATTGAACTGATTACGGATCGTCCGTTAGAGGTAAATTTACAAGAAATTTATGAAACGAAAAAAAAGTTTCCACATCACGCAATCATCGCTTCTTTAATGGTGGAGCCAAAGCAAGAAAAGTGGCATGAGATTGTTAAACGAGTAGAAGATGTGGGTGTTGATGGTCTTGAGCTTAACTTTGGTTGTCCACATGGGATGGCAGAACGAGGAATGGGGTCTGCCTCTGGTCAAGTACCTGAATTGGTGGAAAAACAAACGTACTGGGTGAAAGAGGCAGCGAAAACACCAGTAATTGTGAAGTTAACACCAAACATTACCGACATTACGGTAACGGCAGAAGCGGCTACAAGAGGTGGAGCAGATGCTATTAGTATGATTAATACGATTAACAGCTTAGCGGGTGTCGACTTAGATACATGGAATACAGTGCCTCATGTAGCAGGAAAGGGTGCCCATGGTGGTTATTGTGGCCCTGCCGTTAAACCAATTGCACTCAATATGGTTGCAGAGTGTGCCCGTAATCCATTAATCAATGTACCGATTTCGGGCATTGGTGGTATTTCCAACTGGCAAGATGCTGCCGAGTTTATATTAATGGGAGCTACGGGCGTGCAAGTGTGTACAGCAGCGATGCATCATGGCTTTAGTATTGTTGAGGATATGATCGATGGACTCAATAACTATTTAGATGATAAAGGCATTGCCTCTGTCATGGATTTAGTAGGTCGATCAGTTTCCAGATATTCCAATTGGGGTGACTTGGACTTAAATTATAAAATCGTGGCTGAAATTAATAACGATGTTTGCATTAACTGTAACAAGTGCCATATTGCATGTGAGGATACATCGCATCAATGTATCGACTTATATTCAGAAGATGGTCGCCCAATTCTGAAAGTTCGGGAAGAGGACTGTGTAGGTTGTAATTTGTGCTCAATTGTTTGTCCTGTAGATGGTGCTATTACAATGGTTGAACGCAAATCTACAGTTCCGCCAATGACCTGGAATGAACGTCAATCTCTGATTAGCAGTCTATCTAAGTGA